TTCTTGCAAACGACCGCAATCGCGCCCTGTCCGACTGCTGGGATAAATTCTTCTGGGTCCAGCGGGAGAAAATGACCCCCAAATCCAATTCGCTCCAACCCTACCCTCGCCATGACGATCGCATCATATTCTCTCGACTCGAGTTTGCGCAGGCGTGTCGTCACATTGCCCCGCAGATCCTTGATGACAAGGTCGCCCCTCTTGCTCATCAGCAGCGCTTTTCTTCTGATACTCGAAGTCCCAACGACCGAACCAGGGGGAAGTTTTTCCAATGGAAGGGGAGGGATAATTACATCCTCGACTGGCCCCCTGGGAAGTACCGCAGCGAGGCAGGTCCCCTCCGTCAACTTAACAGGCATGTCCTTGAGGCTGTTCACAGCGACATCAATATTCCCATCGAGTATCTCCCTGTCAAGCTCTTTGACGAAGGCACCATATCCACCAAGGGCGCTCAAGGGGCGGTCTCTGATCTTATCGCCACTCGTGACGATCCTCTTGATATCAACACTAACATCTGGAAACTTCTTCTTAAGGGCGTTAATAAAAATAGAGGTCTGAGCGAGTGCGAGCTTGCTTCCGCGCGTGCCGACGATCATCGTGTAATTTCCCTCAAGACTTCGTCAAATGCGTTCACAGTTCTCTCGATATCATCGTCAGAATGCGCCGTCGACAGGAAATTCGTTTCGAATTGAGAGGGGGGTAAATAAATACCCTTCTCGAGGAGACCTCTGAACAGCCTGTTGAAGAGCGCAGTATCCGATTTCTTCGCATCTTCGTAATTGCGTATTGGACCCTTCGTCATGAAGAGCTGGAACATTGAACCTATACCAGCCACGGTGAAATCGAGACGCAAATCATTGACTACACCTTCAATCCCCTTCCTGAGCGCTTCACCCCTTCGATTCAACTCCCAATGTCCAATCCTCGCCAGCTCCTTTATCGTCGCGATACCCGCGGCGAGACTCATCGGATTCCCGCTAAAAGTGCCCGCCTGGTACACCTTCCCCGTCGGGGAGATCATTGACATAATTTCCTCGGGGCCGCCGAAGATCCCGAGTGGCATACCGCCACCAGCGATCTTGCCGAGCGTCGTCAAATCAGGCTTGACACCAAAATATTCCTGAGCACCACCCATTGCGAGGCGAAATCCAGTGATGACTTCATCAAAAATCAGCAAAATCCCTTCGTCGCTCGTCAGTTCCCTGAGGGAGGCAAGGTAATCCTCATCCGGCAAAATTGGTCCTGCGTTCCCGATGACTGGCTCAATAATAAGAGCGGCGATTTCGTTCTTATTTTCCTTAACGATTTTCTCAACGGCAGGAATGTCATTAAAAGGGGCGAGCAGCGTGTTCTTCGTGACTTCCGCTGGAATCCCTAACGAATTCGGCACGCTATGTGTCGTAGCGCCAGAGCCCGCTTTGACAAGTACAGCGTCATGGGCACCATGGAAGGCACCCTCGACCTTGATCACTTTGTCCCTCCCAGTATATCCACGTGCTAGTCTGAGAACATGCATCGTCGCTTCGGTACCGCTGCTGACAAATCTCACCATCTGAATAGAAGGATAATAGCGGGAGATCATCTCGGCGAGCTCGATTTCCTTCTCAATCGGAGCTCCGTAGAGCGTTCCGTTCTCTGCTTGTTCCTGGACGGCTTTGACAACAGAGGGGTGAGCGTGCCCGAGGATCAGTGGACCGAATGCCATGCAATAGTCAATGTATTCATTTCCATCAACGTCCCAGACTCTCGACCCCTTACCCCTCGAAATATATATTGGATAAGGTGCGAACGCCCTCACAGGACTCGAGACGCCACCGGGCATGAGTCTCTTCGCTCGGTCGTAGAGCTCCTTTGATCGACACGTATCCCTCATCTGGAGAACCTCACTCCTTCAGCTTCTTCGCGACGTCCTTTGCGAAATAGCTCAATATGATATCAGCGCCTGCCCTCTTTATCGCAGTGAGAACTTCCATCATTATCCTATCTTTATCGAGCCACCCGTTCGCAGCGGCCGCCATGATCATCGAATACTCGCCACTCACGTTATACGCCGCGATCGGCACATTGAACATGATTCTCGCGTCTCTGATCACATCCAGATATGCAAGTGCCGGTTTGACCATCAAGATGTCCGCGCCCTCCGCAAGATCTAGCTCCATTTCTCTGAGGGCTTCACGCGCGTTCGGGGGATCCATCTGGTGTGACCGTCTGTCCCCGAACTTCGGCGCTGATTCAGCAGCCTCCCTGAATGGGCCATAGAATCCCGATGCGTATTTCGCACTATACGACATGATCGGGATGTTCTTGAAGCCAGCATCATCCAGTGCCGTTCTAATCGATGCGACCATACCGTCCATCATTCCGCTCGGTGCGATCATGTCTGCACCAGCCTCTGCCTGGCTGACTGCGGTCTTCGCGTAGAGGTCAAGTGTTTCGTCATTGAGGATCTCATTATCCCTGACCTTCCCGCAGTGACCATGTGATGTGTATTCGCAGAGACAGAGATCGGCGACGACGACAACATCACTCGCTTTCTTAATATTCTGGATCGCTTTCTGTGCCACGCCATCTTTTGCCCACGCGCCGCTACCCTCTTCATCCTTGTGCCTCGGTATCCCAAAAACCATGACCGCCGGGATGCCGAGTTCGTATGCTTCGGCCGCCTGCTCCCCCGCCATTTTAACGGGATACGCATTCACCCCCGGCATCGATGTGATCGGTTTCGGCTTCGTCAGGTTTTCGTTGAAAAACATCGGATAGATGAAGTTCTTAACGGACAATCGCGTCTCTCTCACCATCTCCCTGATCTGCGGGTTCATCCGCAGACGCCTCAGTCTCGTATCAGGAAACATTTTTACTCTCCTCCAATCTGAATAATTCGCGCGCGGCCTTAAGAATTTCTGCCCTTTTCTCACGAGAGGCCAATTTAAGCATCTCCGTCGGATCGGCCAAGAACCGATTCGCAAGGGCATTTGCAAAATCCGTCACGATCGTTTCGATATCCTCTGGACTGTGATTAAGCCGGTTTATCGCCTTGCGAATCTCCACTTCCTTGATCGCCTCGAATTTCTGACGGAGCGCCTTGATAACTTCCGACGCCCCCATTTCTTCCAATTTCTTTTCCAGCAATGAAAGCTCTTCGCCGATGATCCTTTCGGCCTCGAGAACCTCCTTCTTCCTCCTCATTATGTTTTCCTGTGCAATATCCCTGAGACCATCAATGTCGTGCATCTCCACATTTCTCAACGATCGGACATCATCAGCGACGTTTCTCGGGAACGAGACATCGATGATGATGAGTTTCTCCCCCTCACCCTTCTTGGCGAGCGCTTTCTCCACTCGGGCGCGATCGAGGATCACGTGCGGAGACGAAGTCGCGACGAGAACGATGTCGCACCTATGCAGATAGTCATAAAGGCTGTCGAGACGGATCGCCTGGCCACCGAGGTGCCATGCGAGTTCAACAGCCCTGTCATATGTGCGATTTGAAACGAAGATAGCGTTCGGTTTCTTTCCGATCAGGTGTTTCGCGATCAGTGTCGCCATTTCTCCCGCTCCGATGACGAGAATCGTCTTACCCTCAAGGCTACCGAGAAGGCGTTCCGCGAGGTCAACAGCAGCCGACCCAATTGAAACCGCCCCTTTGTTAACCCTCGTCTCCGTGCGAACTTTTTTCCCGACGCTGATCGCCTTCCTGAAGATGAGAGAGAGAACGGGGCCGATACACCCCTCGCTCTCCGCGAGCTCATATGCACGTTTTACTTGAAACTGTATCTGATCTTCCCCGACGATCATCGACTCTAGACCACTTGATACTCTAAGCAGATGTCTGATCGATTCAAGATCGGAGCGGAACTGGACGAGATTTTGATCGTGGTCAAATGGAATGAACCTGCTGACCATCGCCTCCATTCCATTCCTCGTCACACTCGGCTCATCCGTCACGGCATAGAGCTCGACACGGTTGCATGTACGGAGTACCGCGCATTCCTTCACTCCTGGAACCCGGCGGAGATGGTGCAATAACGCTTTCTCATCATGCCGGCCAATGAGTTCAAGGGCCTTCATATCGACGGATTTGTGCGTTACATGTGCGCTTATGATCATTTCAACTACCTCTGTCCACTTTCTTGAGTGCCCGTCTCTTCGCTGATTGATAATCCTCGCCAAGCATCGCAAGAATCTCCTTGTCCTGGACCACTGATCGCAAAAACGCTTCCCTCAGCCTTTGATCGGGGATCTTTTCTTTGATTTCCTTTCGCAATTCTTCCTGCAGCTCCACCATTAATGACCAGTTTGCATCAATGAGCTTATCGATCTCTTCCTTGAGAACCTTTGAAACAGCTGGACTGCGACCTAACGTGGAGATTGCGACAACAAAATTGCCCCGATCGATGACGGAGGGTATTAAAAAAGACCCGATGCCGTCAGCCCTATTGAATTGTTTACCCATGGAAATGGCACAGGCGCAAATCATATCGTTGAGGAAGAAATCATCAGTCGCTGCGACTACAAAATCCGCCCATGCGACCCAACGTTCAAATGAGGTTCGAATGTCCTCTTTGACAAATTCCAGGCCTTCGTCTTTCGAGCCCATGGGGATCTCGAGACTGACTACGACGACCTCAGCCTCCCTTGCGAAGTACCTTGCCTTGCGGAGTCCGACTTCACCCCCACCAAAGACCACAACCCTTTTCCCGGTAAGATCGATCATGAGAGGAAGCATCGGCACCACTCTAATGGCAAGGAGAGTTTTTACTCCATATGCACCCGAAGCATTCTGATATGAGATAATAACCTTTTCTCACGGCGAGTAGATATTTTCAATTTAATTCGCATGATTAGGCCTGGTAGGTTTTCATCTGACCAGCGCGTATTCTAAAGCGGAAGGCCACACCAGAATTCTTGTCGCATAGAGTGAAAGTCAGGTGTGTTCGAAAAGAATTTATCACTTGCGTGTACGAACGACATAATGAATTGGGAGATCTCGACCACTTGTATGAAATCATGACCAATGGATACCTGCCAGTGTGATCATTTAATCGATTTAAGATTCTTCAGAGCGGGCCGATTAAATGGAAGTTATTTTATTATGGCAGTGATTAATCCGGAATGAATTATCAAAGAAAAATGTGAGAAGTGAGGATGACTTTATGGATAAAAGAGGGATACTCGTCGTAGGACACGGAAGTAAGCTTGACTACAATAAGAACGTCGTCAGTCATTATGCTGCTAAACTCGGAGAACGGCTCAAGGAATTCTCGGTCGCCGTCGGTTTCATGAACATTAATCGACCGACGATCAAAGAAGGATTGGATCAATTGCTCACAGAGGGCATTGACACGGTTTGTGTAGTCCCATGTTTCCTCGCGCATGGGATCCACACAAGGGACGACATCACATCTGAGCTCGGGATCCCCCAAGGAAGCAAAGGGGGGGTCGTGGAAATCAATGGAAAGAAGATCACCATTAAGTATTGTGAGCCAATCGGATTCGATGATCGTATTGTCGATATTCTCGAGGAGCGAGTAAGGGAGAGGCTTGGGAAGGAGTAGTTGTGAAGGTCCTCGTAATGGACGCGACGCACGGTGGCTTGACCCTCGCCTTGGAGTACCGGCAGAGGGGTGCGGAGGTCACGCTGGTTGATTGCTACCGAACTGGTGGAGAAGAACTTAAAAGGGAGGCCGCCAGTGCTGGTATTTGTCTCGAAAACAAGGCACCAGCGGATTTTTTCGACATTGTGGTCGCGCCCGTCCACTGCCCTGATCGGTTTCTCGACGGAGTAAGATGGGGGAAAAAGATCACGACGCACAGGGCCGTTGGTGAGCTCTGCGCCTTCGATGCAAAGATTATTGAGATAACTGGTACAAAGGGGAAGACTTCAACAGCCCACCTAGTCGCCGGTCTTCTCAGCGCCAAAGGGAATCGCGTCTTGCTATTGAGTAGCGGCGGGCTCGTCCTGTATGACGGTGAGAAGAAGAAGACGATTAAGGAGAAGGTGAGCATCGCACCTACTTCGATCCTGGAGATTGCGAGGATGGGGGTCGAGTTTGACATCGGCGTTTTCGAGGTCTCCTTGGGCGGGACGGGACTCGCAGACATCGGCGTCATTACAACGATAGGTGACGATTATCCAATTGCACAAGGAACGAGAAGGGCATTTGACGGAAAGGTGCAAATGGCCCAGACGGTGAAGAGGACGCTCGTTATCAGGGAGGATGAGAGAAGCCTCTGGACCCCTCACGTGGGAAAAGACATCAGGGTTTTAACATTCGGTAACGGCGGGGACGTCGATGTAGAAATTGGTCAGGGGTTGCGACTTGGGGATAGGGCTGAAATAAAGATAGTCCTAAAGGGCGGAGATTATGCAACAGTCGGTCTTTCCGGGAACTTTGTCGTGCCAGCATATCTTCCAGCTTTTTCAGCTGCGGCCACAGTTGCCGTTGACCTCGGCTTTAGTCTCAAGGAGATTACAGAATCTCTCGCTGTTTTCGAGGGAGTGCCTGGGAGGGGAGAAATCAGAAAGGAAGGCGCTTTATGGGTTATTCGTGACAGGAATCCTGGCGTCAGCGCTAACTCCGTGCGCTTCCTTATCGAGTGTTTGAAGGGTTATTACCAATTGAAGAGAATTGCTGTTGTCGTCGAACCGGTCTCCAAGAGGGTCTGTGAGAAGCTTGACCTCAGGGCACTTGAAAAAGTTATTATTGACCATAGGGATTGTATCAGCGATGCGTGCTTGCTGGGCGACTCCTATGATGACATGTTGCATGGAGATGTGTTCCGTGTGATCGGGAGTATCGCTGAAGTTGGCAAAGACTCCGAGGTGGTTCTCTGGTGCACCAAGGAGGGGTTCAGATGACTGATGTACTCCATCCGAGGCCAAGTCCGATCATCGCTGCGATGTACACCCTTAGGGATTTAGATGTCGATGTCATCGTCATGCACGGCCCTCCAGGCTGTGGCTTCACAGCGTCCCGGCTGCTTGAGGAAGCTGGTGTCACCGTTGTAACGACAGGTATGCAGGAGAACGACCTTATTTTCGGTGCTGAACAACGGCTTGTGGAGGTTCTCAAGAAAGTGGATGAGGAGTTCTCACCGAAACTAGTCGGCGTCGTCGGAACCTGCGCGAGTATGATCATCGGCGAGAACCTCGATGCGGCGATCAAGAAGGCAGGGATTCGCTCGACCGTCCTCCCGATCGATATCCATGCGTGCGCTGGACCTAATACAGTGGGAGCGATCAAGGTTCTTGAGGTAGCGGCGAGCAAGGGGATCATCCCGAATGAGGAGTTTGAACGCCAGAAGGAAATGCTTATGCGTGCAACCGCGCTAGAAAGAGAGAGGGGGATGACGAGTAAGCCTTACCTTAAACCCCACCGTGGTGCAACGAAGTTGAAAGTTGCAAAGAGGATTATTGAATACCTCTCCCAAAACAAAAGGATCGCCGTGGTCCTCAACGCCAAAAAGGAGACGGCATATAGATTCGCCGATGTGATGCGCGCGATTGAATACGCGAGAAGGAGGATCGGAGGGTATGTGGTTTACGTTGCAAATACAGATCCGAACATCGGTCTCCCCCGCATCAGAAGGTATTCAATGGACATCCTCAGAGACCTGAGAGAAGCTGGTGTCACGGTCGATTACTTGAGCGGTGGGCTTGACGAATACCCCGTTGCTGGGGAGAGGGCTGCAAAATATCTCGAAGACAAAGGGATAGACCTCCGTGTTCTGTGCGGATTGCCGCATGCTATCCCAGACCTCAGGGTGGAGGACATTCTCGTGACCGATCAGCCGAGGGAGCTGAGGAATTTCATTGACTCTGGTTTCACCTTTGCGGTCGGGGAAATCTCGACGCACTCGATGCTCATGGGGGCTAGGGGGATAGTCAATAGCGAGCTCGGGGACACGATCAGGGAGCTCGTTGACGAGGTGCAGACATGAAACAGATCGCCATCTATGGTAAAGGTGGCATCGGTAAATCGACTATATCGGCAAACGTAGCCGCCGCCCTCGGTGAAAGAGGACTCAACACTTGGTACATAGGATGTGATCCGAAAGCCGATGGGAGCATGACGCTCCTCGGCGGTCGCAAGATTGAGACTTTTTTGGAGAGACTGAGATCGTCACCCGGCGAAAACCGTCCAGCTTACGTGGAAGGTTTCAACGGTGTCAAATGCATAGAGACGGGTGGGCCGATCGCTGGCGTGGGATGTGCTGGTCGGGGGATCATCGTCGCTGTGCAAGAACTTTACAAGCGCTATTTCGCGGACAACATCGATGTCATCATCTACGATGTCCCAGGCGACGTCGTCTGTGGCGGTTTTGCCGCGCCGCTTCGCGAGAAATTTGCAAACGAGGTCTACATCGTCACAAGCGGCGAATACCTCTCCCTATACGCCGCGAACAATATTGTCAGAGGGCTTGAGAACCTGAGGGTCAACCTGGGTGGTCTTATTTGCAATTCAAGAGAAATCAGAAATGAAGAAAGAATTGTAAGCGAATTCGCAAGGAAGATCGGAAGCCACATGATCAGCTTCATTCCACGAGACCCTATAGTGAGGGAATGTGAAAACAGGGGAAAGACCGTCATCGAGGGCGCACCGGAGAGTTCGCAAGCTAGTGCTTATCGTAGACTAGCTGACGCGATATTGAAAAATTCAGATCTCAGGATACCGAAACCCATCGACCCGGAGGAGATCCGGGCTTTGCTGAGGGAGAATGAATAATGGGCATCAGGCGGGTCGTCATCGCCGGTGCGGGGAGCGGCGTAGGAAAAACAACGGTTGCTACTGGTCTAATGGCGCTTCTTTCGAAAAGATTCAAGGTTCAAGGATTCAAGGTTGGCCCCGACTTCATCGATCCTGCGTACCACACTGCGGCAACTGGCCGTCCGTCAAGAAACCTCGATTCATTTATGCTCCATCGCGATACAATCCTCAATATTTTCGGCTGGTCGACGAGAGACGCGGATATTGCGATCATCGAGGGTGTCAGGGGGCTTTACGACGGACTCACTTCGACTGGCGATGTCGGGAGCACTGCTGAGATCGCAAAGATTCTTGGTGCCCCTGTTGTCCTCGTTGTCAACGCAAGAAGCCTTGCAAAGAGCGCTGCTGCACACGTACTCGGCTTCAAGATGCTCGACGAGTCAGTCAGGATCGAGGGGGTGATCCTCAACCAAGTGAGCGGTGAAAGGCACAGGAAAAAGGCGACCGAAGCCGTCGAATCGTTGACGAAAACAGAGGTCATCGGTGCGATCGAAAGGAGGAAGGAGCGTCTACCTGAAAGACACCTTGGGCTCGTGACAATGCCAGAGAAGAAAGACGCCAAGGCGACGGTAGAAATGACGGCCGATATCGCATCGGAGATAGACCTGGAACGGTTGATAGACATCTCAGAAAGGGTCGAACCGATCGATTTCCCAGCGGAATTTCCTTTTAGAAAGGGGGAGAATAAGGGAATAAGAATCGCTATCCCA
The sequence above is drawn from the Methanomassiliicoccales archaeon genome and encodes:
- the cfbA gene encoding sirohydrochlorin nickelochelatase, with amino-acid sequence MDKRGILVVGHGSKLDYNKNVVSHYAAKLGERLKEFSVAVGFMNINRPTIKEGLDQLLTEGIDTVCVVPCFLAHGIHTRDDITSELGIPQGSKGGVVEINGKKITIKYCEPIGFDDRIVDILEERVRERLGKE
- the hemA gene encoding glutamyl-tRNA reductase; amino-acid sequence: MIISAHVTHKSVDMKALELIGRHDEKALLHHLRRVPGVKECAVLRTCNRVELYAVTDEPSVTRNGMEAMVSRFIPFDHDQNLVQFRSDLESIRHLLRVSSGLESMIVGEDQIQFQVKRAYELAESEGCIGPVLSLIFRKAISVGKKVRTETRVNKGAVSIGSAAVDLAERLLGSLEGKTILVIGAGEMATLIAKHLIGKKPNAIFVSNRTYDRAVELAWHLGGQAIRLDSLYDYLHRCDIVLVATSSPHVILDRARVEKALAKKGEGEKLIIIDVSFPRNVADDVRSLRNVEMHDIDGLRDIAQENIMRRKKEVLEAERIIGEELSLLEKKLEEMGASEVIKALRQKFEAIKEVEIRKAINRLNHSPEDIETIVTDFANALANRFLADPTEMLKLASREKRAEILKAARELFRLEESKNVS
- the cfbD gene encoding Ni-sirohydrochlorin a,c-diamide reductive cyclase catalytic subunit, translating into MTDVLHPRPSPIIAAMYTLRDLDVDVIVMHGPPGCGFTASRLLEEAGVTVVTTGMQENDLIFGAEQRLVEVLKKVDEEFSPKLVGVVGTCASMIIGENLDAAIKKAGIRSTVLPIDIHACAGPNTVGAIKVLEVAASKGIIPNEEFERQKEMLMRATALERERGMTSKPYLKPHRGATKLKVAKRIIEYLSQNKRIAVVLNAKKETAYRFADVMRAIEYARRRIGGYVVYVANTDPNIGLPRIRRYSMDILRDLREAGVTVDYLSGGLDEYPVAGERAAKYLEDKGIDLRVLCGLPHAIPDLRVEDILVTDQPRELRNFIDSGFTFAVGEISTHSMLMGARGIVNSELGDTIRELVDEVQT
- the hemL gene encoding glutamate-1-semialdehyde 2,1-aminomutase codes for the protein MRDTCRSKELYDRAKRLMPGGVSSPVRAFAPYPIYISRGKGSRVWDVDGNEYIDYCMAFGPLILGHAHPSVVKAVQEQAENGTLYGAPIEKEIELAEMISRYYPSIQMVRFVSSGTEATMHVLRLARGYTGRDKVIKVEGAFHGAHDAVLVKAGSGATTHSVPNSLGIPAEVTKNTLLAPFNDIPAVEKIVKENKNEIAALIIEPVIGNAGPILPDEDYLASLRELTSDEGILLIFDEVITGFRLAMGGAQEYFGVKPDLTTLGKIAGGGMPLGIFGGPEEIMSMISPTGKVYQAGTFSGNPMSLAAGIATIKELARIGHWELNRRGEALRKGIEGVVNDLRLDFTVAGIGSMFQLFMTKGPIRNYEDAKKSDTALFNRLFRGLLEKGIYLPPSQFETNFLSTAHSDDDIERTVNAFDEVLREITR
- a CDS encoding bifunctional precorrin-2 dehydrogenase/sirohydrochlorin ferrochelatase; translation: MLPLMIDLTGKRVVVFGGGEVGLRKARYFAREAEVVVVSLEIPMGSKDEGLEFVKEDIRTSFERWVAWADFVVAATDDFFLNDMICACAISMGKQFNRADGIGSFLIPSVIDRGNFVVAISTLGRSPAVSKVLKEEIDKLIDANWSLMVELQEELRKEIKEKIPDQRLREAFLRSVVQDKEILAMLGEDYQSAKRRALKKVDRGS
- the hemB gene encoding porphobilinogen synthase, translating into MFPDTRLRRLRMNPQIREMVRETRLSVKNFIYPMFFNENLTKPKPITSMPGVNAYPVKMAGEQAAEAYELGIPAVMVFGIPRHKDEEGSGAWAKDGVAQKAIQNIKKASDVVVVADLCLCEYTSHGHCGKVRDNEILNDETLDLYAKTAVSQAEAGADMIAPSGMMDGMVASIRTALDDAGFKNIPIMSYSAKYASGFYGPFREAAESAPKFGDRRSHQMDPPNAREALREMELDLAEGADILMVKPALAYLDVIRDARIMFNVPIAAYNVSGEYSMIMAAAANGWLDKDRIMMEVLTAIKRAGADIILSYFAKDVAKKLKE
- the cobB gene encoding hydrogenobyrinic acid a,c-diamide synthase (glutamine-hydrolyzing) — encoded protein: MGIRRVVIAGAGSGVGKTTVATGLMALLSKRFKVQGFKVGPDFIDPAYHTAATGRPSRNLDSFMLHRDTILNIFGWSTRDADIAIIEGVRGLYDGLTSTGDVGSTAEIAKILGAPVVLVVNARSLAKSAAAHVLGFKMLDESVRIEGVILNQVSGERHRKKATEAVESLTKTEVIGAIERRKERLPERHLGLVTMPEKKDAKATVEMTADIASEIDLERLIDISERVEPIDFPAEFPFRKGENKGIRIAIPVDKAYSFYYPENIESIEAAGARVIKFKPAEGDAFPVADGYYIGGGYPEIFAEEISSNQDFIEGLRSAALEGKLVYGECGGLMTFCRSVSYEGKKWPMAGIFDCDTEMTTERQGLAYVSAIGTEHNFLFKGMKIRGHEFHYSRVLPVPFGPYAYVIERGVGIDGRNDGLIRNRTIGAYLHQHALSNKEWGTRIVQEAGRLP
- the hemC gene encoding hydroxymethylbilane synthase encodes the protein MIVGTRGSKLALAQTSIFINALKKKFPDVSVDIKRIVTSGDKIRDRPLSALGGYGAFVKELDREILDGNIDVAVNSLKDMPVKLTEGTCLAAVLPRGPVEDVIIPPLPLEKLPPGSVVGTSSIRRKALLMSKRGDLVIKDLRGNVTTRLRKLESREYDAIVMARVGLERIGFGGHFLPLDPEEFIPAVGQGAIAVVCKKGSEYEEMLKSIEDPVTRMEVDVERFILGALGGGCSVPIGLWAKVDGNHMRVRGVVLTEFGKRLAKVDRTFAIETIPQALDSIVSELRKGMESDRR
- a CDS encoding nitrogenase iron protein NifH, with the translated sequence MKQIAIYGKGGIGKSTISANVAAALGERGLNTWYIGCDPKADGSMTLLGGRKIETFLERLRSSPGENRPAYVEGFNGVKCIETGGPIAGVGCAGRGIIVAVQELYKRYFADNIDVIIYDVPGDVVCGGFAAPLREKFANEVYIVTSGEYLSLYAANNIVRGLENLRVNLGGLICNSREIRNEERIVSEFARKIGSHMISFIPRDPIVRECENRGKTVIEGAPESSQASAYRRLADAILKNSDLRIPKPIDPEEIRALLRENE
- the cfbE gene encoding coenzyme F430 synthase; the encoded protein is MKVLVMDATHGGLTLALEYRQRGAEVTLVDCYRTGGEELKREAASAGICLENKAPADFFDIVVAPVHCPDRFLDGVRWGKKITTHRAVGELCAFDAKIIEITGTKGKTSTAHLVAGLLSAKGNRVLLLSSGGLVLYDGEKKKTIKEKVSIAPTSILEIARMGVEFDIGVFEVSLGGTGLADIGVITTIGDDYPIAQGTRRAFDGKVQMAQTVKRTLVIREDERSLWTPHVGKDIRVLTFGNGGDVDVEIGQGLRLGDRAEIKIVLKGGDYATVGLSGNFVVPAYLPAFSAAATVAVDLGFSLKEITESLAVFEGVPGRGEIRKEGALWVIRDRNPGVSANSVRFLIECLKGYYQLKRIAVVVEPVSKRVCEKLDLRALEKVIIDHRDCISDACLLGDSYDDMLHGDVFRVIGSIAEVGKDSEVVLWCTKEGFR